One stretch of Legionella birminghamensis DNA includes these proteins:
- a CDS encoding chaperone modulator CbpM, translated as MDDKQKTATIESEHLFSLSLQEISHSFGVTRETIIEIVQEGIVTVDKNEKNEWLFDDEALSRIRTVIRLNKDLGVNLAGAGLVLDLLAEIDQLRALLYSQGR; from the coding sequence ATGGACGATAAGCAAAAAACAGCCACTATTGAAAGTGAACATTTATTTTCTCTCTCTTTACAGGAGATCAGTCATTCATTTGGCGTTACCCGGGAGACGATTATTGAAATTGTTCAGGAAGGCATTGTAACGGTTGATAAAAATGAAAAAAATGAATGGTTATTTGATGATGAAGCCTTAAGCCGGATCCGTACGGTTATACGGCTCAATAAAGATCTGGGAGTTAATCTGGCAGGCGCAGGCCTGGTACTGGATTTGCTGGCAGAGATTGATCAGCTGCGGGCTTTGTTGTATTCACAGGGTCGATAA
- a CDS encoding DHA2 family efflux MFS transporter permease subunit, which produces MKKNLILLIVSFALFMEAVDTTVLNTAIPVIAKSLDVNPINLKIALISYLVSLAIFIPISGWIADKFGAKKVFVFAVVLFTASSVWCGFTNTLPELIIARIMQGVGGSLTLPVGRLIIIRTCERHELISKMNVVVMVAAIGMMLGPVLGGVISNHFSWRWIFWVNAPVGIFAFILGLFLLPSMPPKPVAALDKWGFILFGSGLALLTIGLSILSESDAAHFLVVICLPLAISLLALYAWHSYKRSHPIVKIELLRIRTFRVSILGNLFARLGFGGFPFLLPLLLQVGLGYNPQVSGLLLAPTALGVLIVKPLSVYILRCFGYKKLLILNTILVGVALGMFALIDAQTSFFAIALLTFVYGLLISLQYTGMNSLAYANIDAEEMSAATSIVSTTQQLAQSFGVAAAALLIRVSAIFSEEPMLSVRSFHQTFIAMSLLTFASIVIFIQLKKEDGHELIDIPARTATV; this is translated from the coding sequence ATGAAAAAAAATCTCATTTTATTAATTGTCTCGTTCGCCTTATTCATGGAAGCTGTGGATACCACGGTATTGAACACCGCTATCCCGGTGATTGCAAAAAGCCTGGATGTTAATCCCATCAATCTTAAAATTGCCTTAATCAGTTATCTGGTAAGCCTGGCAATCTTTATCCCGATTAGCGGCTGGATTGCTGACAAATTTGGCGCTAAAAAAGTATTTGTTTTTGCGGTGGTTCTGTTTACAGCCAGTTCAGTCTGGTGTGGTTTCACCAATACGCTGCCCGAGCTTATCATAGCCCGAATTATGCAGGGGGTTGGCGGATCGCTGACCTTGCCGGTGGGGCGGTTAATCATTATAAGAACCTGTGAGCGCCATGAATTGATCAGTAAGATGAATGTGGTGGTTATGGTGGCCGCGATCGGTATGATGTTGGGCCCAGTATTGGGCGGCGTCATCAGCAATCATTTTTCCTGGCGCTGGATTTTCTGGGTGAATGCGCCCGTGGGAATTTTTGCCTTTATATTGGGTTTGTTTCTTTTACCGTCAATGCCGCCTAAACCGGTTGCAGCGCTGGATAAATGGGGATTTATCTTATTTGGCAGCGGCCTGGCATTATTAACAATCGGTTTATCCATTCTCAGTGAATCCGATGCTGCGCATTTCCTGGTTGTTATCTGTTTGCCGCTGGCGATTAGTCTGCTGGCTTTATACGCCTGGCACTCTTATAAAAGATCACACCCGATTGTCAAGATTGAATTACTGCGAATCCGCACTTTTCGCGTGTCTATATTGGGAAATCTCTTCGCACGTTTGGGATTTGGCGGCTTTCCCTTTTTATTGCCGTTACTCCTGCAAGTTGGCCTGGGCTATAATCCTCAGGTTTCTGGCTTATTGCTCGCCCCCACCGCATTAGGCGTCTTAATTGTTAAACCTTTATCGGTATATATTTTACGCTGTTTTGGTTATAAGAAACTGTTAATACTCAATACTATTCTAGTTGGAGTTGCGCTGGGAATGTTTGCCTTAATTGATGCCCAGACATCGTTTTTCGCGATTGCTTTATTGACCTTTGTTTATGGACTGTTGATTTCTTTACAGTACACCGGTATGAATTCGCTGGCTTATGCGAATATCGATGCCGAAGAAATGAGTGCGGCAACCAGTATTGTCAGTACTACGCAGCAACTTGCGCAAAGCTTCGGTGTTGCTGCGGCGGCATTGCTTATCAGGGTTTCTGCAATTTTCAGTGAAGAGCCAATGCTGAGTGTACGCAGTTTTCACCAGACCTTTATTGCCATGTCATTGCTGACATTTGCGTCCATTGTTATTTTTATCCAGCTAAAAAAAGAGGATGGCCACGAGTTGATTGATATTCCAGCAAGAACAGCGACGGTTTGA
- a CDS encoding UvrD-helicase domain-containing protein — MPKKKTAPSSRWDRVFIDRAVLEGYGRGPEPVYKLADAMLSGESVSYEEFSDKDNLGSARLSGADRALIVNFGRTAMIAGIAEHHAYAQSPLYHLRDGVAKYRAKYGASIEKRIAEAIAEEEAAAAREAAGERAAAVHRVTPLSCYNQNFIRLNSEQAKVLQVNLPALVSGPPGSGKSCVAISLIQQVLSRLSQEPDARILYVTQSPELIEAMEKIWAEISLPEALKRRVEFKTYETVAREQQSAYFVGKTPAKEADFEQWLKGYLDAKKTALKPAAAAAGTRGKKNRPSEAELELNHYFEERNELYQEFRLLSGYRESADDYLKLGEDAGLYPPASRRWILEAYDSYLNYLKDNHKYSLDFLPVNEQGKYDFVLGDEAQDLSDLQLRFLMQLAKDGQVCFCMDTHQSLFDCKSKRPFLLGMKGMNHIELPHAYRCPENVVHFANKVISIKNTVVGGAADKWEKPEIKMSAEQKNKGIVHWLEQTPEELDKLKKLARQSNFAVITLPEYIDEARRKYGEGVLIFTPEQIKGLEYENVVLYRMLDNAHCRDASRKLGQIGPDGKVPVHRSRRGCSDERFGPALNKFFTSSTRATGALIIDQDEGHPLTWLCKALKEGINTPKSAFLRELLSEQTAEEQLAGWELEVCRLYREGKKEWSQHAFHRWIEGKLPYADYESFLLAHELIKKEMPLAEEKQEKEATPEIEPPAGEATEPQAALPEPAKEEAAGSRRNRKKKAKRKASQSAQKAQLSITASLSLKPPQTMDQTSPFPSSNALVRSPATFFANRGVKRNLGLPGTVADLEASLNTVKLSKIATSGELVKTCDAIIAQGTDLEKKWAEIQKEKEQAKTALLPGDLKVQRFLNELFNNFSKQYLDKIFKRVPPYKPETILKWFVLTENQGYDCFLSRLKFDKGNLKPNEDKWLALQHYEGLNSYFSLQELTRTEPASGKTYFEILCRKQCGLNFLNSIWASMSIPETVHSGALAQLWTTFYAASSTNAWDDLDDKENLLIYLINYPGGLAVFETLFSSSLFATLRWMDKEKNTLLHWAVSDQRKDLVKSIMRARAAALGGGYLKPEFDVLGIKNSQNLTAFELAKKNNSSKIIDALNPSNYEKSSGTNTPPFHDEEYITVAIQEIAKTRGSIQIPAIKKIVNETNALRHDQKVCRDKLSLNPRNKELRKKLKLVETVIDERMSQHNELEREIRVNALFQLTKANLGSKAMYEQLDLLVVGTPPDLLFTCLTASITPKLPPLLYCLFTTSLWSDDREGPWGSFLKYMEDNPVLVNFNFSLKQLFKVDKNSVKSRFETLVRSREGLVFLHAIFKMLSISDTVGEELHAGIITHLYPDITARPWGDLSEADTLLIYLINRSEGREILAKFPPNMFFNMIAQQDAQWNSFLHWAVISQRADLISMVLKLEQRLSDKTALPRYLGLKNEAGQTALDIAKENNFKLGIDLLSVKANEISKHKAAETSFENLPVSVNPF, encoded by the coding sequence ATGCCAAAAAAGAAAACAGCACCTTCTTCCCGTTGGGACAGGGTATTTATAGACCGAGCCGTATTAGAGGGTTATGGGAGAGGTCCAGAGCCTGTATATAAGCTAGCGGATGCGATGCTGTCAGGGGAGTCCGTGTCGTATGAGGAGTTTAGTGATAAGGATAATTTGGGGAGTGCGCGCTTGAGTGGTGCAGACCGTGCGCTGATAGTGAATTTTGGCAGGACGGCGATGATAGCGGGTATAGCGGAGCATCACGCCTATGCGCAATCGCCCTTATACCATTTACGGGATGGGGTGGCGAAATACCGTGCGAAGTATGGGGCTTCGATAGAGAAGCGGATTGCGGAGGCAATAGCCGAGGAAGAGGCGGCAGCGGCGCGGGAGGCAGCGGGTGAAAGGGCGGCAGCGGTGCATCGGGTTACCCCCTTAAGTTGCTATAACCAGAATTTTATTCGCTTAAACAGTGAGCAGGCCAAAGTATTGCAGGTTAATTTACCGGCTTTGGTGAGCGGTCCGCCGGGCTCCGGCAAATCCTGTGTGGCGATATCGCTGATTCAGCAGGTACTCAGCCGCTTGTCGCAGGAGCCGGACGCGAGGATTTTGTATGTGACGCAATCGCCGGAGTTAATTGAGGCGATGGAGAAGATATGGGCTGAGATATCGCTGCCGGAGGCCTTAAAGAGGCGGGTGGAGTTTAAGACGTATGAAACGGTTGCACGGGAGCAGCAGTCCGCTTATTTTGTGGGTAAGACGCCAGCAAAAGAAGCGGATTTTGAGCAGTGGCTGAAGGGGTATCTTGATGCCAAGAAAACGGCGCTAAAGCCTGCGGCAGCGGCAGCCGGCACTCGTGGTAAGAAAAACAGGCCGAGTGAAGCGGAATTAGAGCTGAATCATTATTTTGAGGAGCGCAATGAGCTGTATCAGGAGTTTCGCCTTTTATCAGGATATAGAGAGAGTGCGGACGATTATCTGAAGCTTGGTGAGGACGCGGGTTTATATCCCCCGGCAAGCAGGCGCTGGATTTTGGAAGCTTATGATTCCTATTTGAATTATCTAAAAGACAATCACAAGTATTCGCTGGATTTTCTGCCGGTTAATGAGCAGGGCAAGTATGATTTTGTTCTAGGCGATGAGGCACAGGACTTATCGGATCTGCAGTTGCGGTTTCTAATGCAGTTGGCGAAAGACGGCCAGGTGTGCTTTTGCATGGATACGCACCAGAGCCTTTTTGACTGTAAATCCAAGCGTCCTTTTCTGCTTGGGATGAAAGGGATGAATCATATTGAGTTGCCGCATGCCTATCGTTGCCCTGAGAACGTGGTTCATTTTGCGAACAAGGTGATAAGCATTAAGAATACGGTGGTGGGAGGCGCTGCCGATAAATGGGAAAAGCCTGAGATAAAGATGTCAGCCGAGCAGAAAAATAAAGGCATTGTCCACTGGTTAGAGCAGACGCCGGAAGAGTTGGACAAATTAAAAAAGCTGGCCAGGCAAAGTAATTTTGCGGTTATCACCCTGCCTGAATATATTGATGAGGCTCGCCGTAAATACGGGGAGGGCGTGCTCATCTTCACGCCGGAGCAAATCAAGGGACTGGAATATGAAAATGTGGTGCTGTACCGCATGCTGGATAATGCGCATTGCCGTGATGCCAGCCGCAAGTTAGGCCAGATAGGTCCTGACGGCAAAGTGCCTGTCCACCGCTCCCGTCGCGGCTGCAGCGATGAGCGCTTTGGCCCGGCGCTGAATAAGTTTTTTACCAGCAGTACGCGTGCCACGGGAGCTTTGATTATTGACCAGGATGAAGGCCATCCCTTAACCTGGCTGTGTAAAGCGTTAAAGGAGGGCATTAATACGCCCAAGTCTGCTTTTTTAAGGGAGCTATTATCCGAGCAGACTGCGGAAGAACAGTTGGCGGGTTGGGAGCTTGAAGTTTGCCGCTTGTATCGGGAGGGTAAAAAGGAATGGTCGCAGCATGCGTTTCACCGCTGGATTGAAGGCAAATTGCCCTACGCCGATTATGAAAGCTTTTTGCTGGCGCATGAGCTGATTAAAAAGGAAATGCCGCTGGCAGAAGAGAAACAAGAGAAGGAAGCAACTCCAGAGATCGAACCGCCAGCAGGAGAAGCCACTGAGCCTCAGGCAGCTTTGCCTGAGCCAGCCAAAGAAGAGGCAGCGGGCAGCAGGCGAAACCGAAAAAAGAAAGCGAAGAGGAAGGCCAGCCAGTCTGCCCAGAAAGCGCAGCTCTCAATAACAGCCAGTCTGTCGCTTAAACCGCCACAAACTATGGATCAGACAAGCCCTTTCCCATCGAGTAATGCCTTGGTTCGATCGCCGGCTACATTCTTTGCCAATAGAGGGGTTAAAAGAAACTTAGGCCTTCCTGGCACTGTAGCCGATTTAGAGGCAAGTCTGAATACAGTGAAACTAAGCAAAATCGCAACAAGCGGCGAATTAGTAAAAACCTGTGATGCCATAATTGCTCAGGGCACCGACCTGGAAAAGAAATGGGCCGAAATACAAAAAGAAAAAGAGCAAGCTAAAACTGCATTATTACCCGGCGATTTAAAAGTTCAGCGCTTTCTCAATGAATTATTCAATAATTTTTCCAAGCAATATTTGGATAAGATTTTCAAAAGAGTTCCCCCATACAAGCCCGAAACCATTTTAAAATGGTTCGTTCTTACAGAGAACCAGGGCTATGATTGCTTCCTAAGCCGATTAAAATTCGATAAAGGAAATTTAAAACCGAATGAAGACAAGTGGTTGGCATTGCAGCACTATGAAGGTTTAAATAGCTATTTCTCTTTGCAAGAGCTAACTCGGACAGAACCTGCTTCTGGAAAAACTTATTTTGAAATCCTCTGCCGCAAACAATGCGGGCTTAATTTCCTTAATTCAATCTGGGCTTCCATGTCAATCCCGGAAACGGTGCACTCTGGCGCGCTTGCGCAGTTATGGACAACTTTTTATGCCGCCTCTTCTACAAATGCATGGGATGATCTGGACGACAAAGAAAATTTATTAATTTATCTGATTAATTACCCCGGAGGCCTCGCTGTATTTGAAACACTTTTCAGTAGTTCCTTATTCGCAACACTACGCTGGATGGATAAAGAGAAAAATACTCTATTGCATTGGGCAGTTAGTGATCAACGGAAAGATCTGGTTAAAAGTATCATGAGGGCGAGGGCAGCGGCTTTAGGAGGCGGATACCTGAAGCCGGAATTTGATGTGCTGGGTATCAAAAACAGCCAGAACTTAACCGCGTTTGAACTAGCGAAAAAGAATAATTCGAGCAAAATAATCGATGCTTTGAATCCTTCCAACTATGAGAAATCCTCAGGCACTAATACGCCCCCATTTCATGATGAAGAGTATATAACAGTGGCCATACAGGAGATAGCAAAGACTAGAGGTTCAATCCAGATTCCTGCGATTAAGAAAATTGTAAATGAGACAAATGCGCTTCGGCATGATCAGAAAGTATGCCGGGATAAGTTATCATTGAACCCTCGAAATAAGGAATTGAGGAAAAAACTAAAACTTGTTGAAACAGTTATAGACGAGAGAATGAGCCAGCATAACGAGTTGGAAAGGGAAATCAGAGTTAATGCCTTATTCCAATTAACGAAAGCGAATCTTGGCTCAAAAGCGATGTATGAACAACTCGACCTGCTAGTGGTTGGCACACCTCCTGATTTATTGTTCACCTGTCTGACTGCTAGTATCACCCCCAAGCTTCCTCCGTTACTCTATTGTCTGTTTACTACCAGTCTTTGGTCTGACGACAGAGAAGGCCCTTGGGGATCCTTTCTTAAATATATGGAAGATAATCCAGTACTGGTTAACTTTAATTTTTCTTTAAAGCAATTATTCAAAGTAGACAAAAACAGCGTTAAAAGCCGCTTTGAAACACTGGTCCGCAGCAGGGAAGGCCTTGTTTTCCTGCACGCTATTTTCAAAATGCTGTCTATATCAGACACAGTAGGAGAAGAGTTACACGCCGGCATTATCACTCATTTATACCCTGATATTACAGCCAGACCGTGGGGTGACTTGAGCGAAGCGGATACCTTGCTCATTTATTTGATAAATCGCAGTGAAGGGCGGGAAATCCTTGCAAAATTTCCTCCGAATATGTTTTTCAATATGATTGCGCAACAGGATGCACAGTGGAACAGTTTTCTGCACTGGGCGGTTATCAGTCAGCGCGCTGATTTAATATCAATGGTGCTCAAACTTGAGCAGCGGCTTTCCGATAAAACCGCCTTGCCACGGTATCTGGGCTTAAAAAATGAAGCGGGTCAGACTGCCCTTGATATCGCTAAAGAAAATAATTTTAAGCTAGGGATTGATTTACTGAGCGTAAAGGCGAATGAGATTTCGAAACACAAAGCCGCTGAAACATCCTTTGAGAATTTGCCTGTTTCTGTAAACCCCTTCTAG
- a CDS encoding DnaJ C-terminal domain-containing protein, translated as MDFKDYYQIMGLDRNASQEEIKQTYRKLARKYHPDVSKDPKAEDKFKELGEAYDVLKDPEKRAKYDKYGQYWKQQSEAHQQYGQDYQPQYQYTGQSDFDPADFEDFLSSIFSRQSARGKPSGYYDQGQDIHAQLTISLEDSYHGAEKLIQLQLPAVNQKRELEYQQRAIKVKIPKGIGNKQQIRLKGQGGEYAPGRHSDLYIEIHIAPHHLFHLDKKDILLKIPISPWEAVLGANIEIPTLGGTVNMKIPPYSQSGKKMRLKGRGLPGNPPGDQYITLEIVIPETENSEMKKLFEQMAASVHFNPREKMGGRHGR; from the coding sequence ATGGACTTTAAAGATTATTATCAAATTATGGGATTGGATCGAAATGCCAGTCAGGAAGAGATAAAGCAGACTTATCGCAAATTAGCCAGAAAATACCATCCTGATGTCAGTAAAGATCCTAAAGCGGAAGATAAATTCAAAGAGCTGGGCGAAGCTTATGATGTACTGAAAGATCCTGAAAAAAGAGCCAAGTATGATAAATACGGCCAATACTGGAAACAACAAAGTGAGGCCCACCAGCAATACGGCCAGGACTATCAACCGCAGTACCAATACACGGGACAGTCGGATTTCGATCCTGCGGATTTTGAAGACTTCTTAAGTTCTATATTCAGCCGCCAATCCGCACGGGGCAAACCTTCAGGTTATTACGATCAGGGGCAGGATATACACGCGCAACTGACTATTAGCCTGGAAGACAGTTACCATGGGGCAGAAAAATTAATACAGCTTCAGCTTCCTGCAGTGAATCAGAAGAGGGAACTGGAGTATCAGCAACGTGCAATCAAAGTAAAAATACCCAAGGGAATTGGCAATAAGCAGCAAATCCGGCTCAAAGGCCAGGGAGGCGAATATGCTCCCGGCAGGCACAGCGATCTCTATATTGAGATTCACATTGCCCCTCACCATCTGTTCCATTTAGACAAGAAAGATATTCTGCTGAAGATTCCCATTAGTCCCTGGGAAGCGGTTCTTGGCGCCAATATTGAAATTCCCACGCTGGGCGGCACAGTCAATATGAAGATTCCGCCTTATTCGCAAAGCGGTAAAAAAATGCGGCTTAAAGGCCGCGGCCTGCCAGGCAATCCGCCGGGAGATCAATATATTACGCTGGAGATTGTGATTCCCGAAACGGAGAACAGCGAAATGAAAAAGCTTTTTGAGCAAATGGCTGCAAGCGTTCATTTCAATCCGCGCGAAAAAATGGGGGGGCGCCATGGACGATAA
- a CDS encoding UvrD-helicase domain-containing protein, with the protein MPKKKTAPPSRWDRVFIDRAVLEGYRRGPEPVYKLADAMLSGESVSYEEFSDKDNLGSARLSGADRALIVNFGRTAMIAGIAEHHAYAQSPLYHLRDGVAKYRAKYGASIEKRIAEAIAEEEAAAAREAAGERVAAVRRVTPLSCYNQNFIRLNSEQAKVLQVNLPALVSGPPGSGKSCVAISLIQQVLSRLSQEPDARILYVTQSPELIEAMEKIWAEISLPEALKRRVEFKTYETVVREQQSAYFVGKTPAKEADFEQWLKDYLETKKTALKPAAAAAGTRGKKNRPSEAELELNRYFEERNELYQEFRLLSGYRESADDYLKLGEDAGLYPPASRRWILEAYDSYLNYLKDNHKYSLDFLPVNEQGKYDFVLGDEAQDLSDLQLRFLMQLAKDGQVCFCMDTHQSLFDCKSKRPFLLGMKGMNHIELPHAYRCPENVVHFANKVISIKNTVVGGAADKWEKPEIKMSAEQKNKGIVHWLEQTPEELDKLKKLARQSNFAVITLPEYIDEARRKYGEDVLIFTPEQIKGLEYENVVLYRMLDNAHCRDASRKLGQIGPDGKVPVHRSRRGCSDERFGPALNKFFTSSTRATGALIIDQDEGHPLTWLCKALKEGINTPKSAFLRELLSEQTAEEQLAGWELEVCRLYREGKKEWSQHAFHRWIEGKLPYADYESFLLAHELIKKEMPLAEEKQDAEVAIEIKQPAVQTPEPQAASPAPAEEEAAGSRRNRRKKAKKRASQSAQKAQPSTTASLSLKPSANSVDLNHFVPLSKIGRSHKFWRTAECSEFTFVNPESIEKQPCPDEAQVSSPSKPPVMSSVSTNVPTAAEKEKRFLDILFRNCSAKDFDKVFSYKPETVFKWLVLTETGNADCFLTRLKKDPNKWTIFRAYLLEHSKNFKQWFPLQKLFEAAPDCAKSRFEILARKPAGLEILDLIFAEIIDENFCTELNARICEVFFAKPGQFNWDKLTAENHCLMHLISSSEGLVLFQKIVECRFTPGLKIQDEEGNTFLHWAINKKRADLVLIIMNTRVAGLRGGDRTVKGTNMDIIFNIQNKDGLIPLALAKKVKEAIKTEGNNDTEIVSLEAIISLLEKQSIIARDRLRGGPKTIPYPNPYTRSSSVFFAPPTGLSSKDVEAMLANEIEKFEFQ; encoded by the coding sequence ATGCCCAAAAAGAAAACAGCGCCTCCTTCCCGTTGGGACAGGGTATTTATAGACCGAGCCGTATTAGAGGGTTATCGGAGAGGTCCAGAGCCTGTATATAAGCTAGCGGATGCGATGCTGTCAGGGGAGTCCGTGTCGTATGAGGAGTTTAGTGATAAGGATAATTTGGGGAGTGCGCGCTTGAGTGGTGCAGACCGTGCGCTGATAGTGAATTTTGGCAGGACGGCGATGATAGCGGGTATAGCGGAGCATCACGCCTATGCGCAATCGCCCTTATACCATTTACGGGATGGGGTGGCGAAATACCGTGCGAAGTATGGGGCTTCAATAGAGAAGCGGATTGCGGAGGCAATAGCCGAGGAAGAGGCGGCAGCGGCGCGGGAGGCTGCGGGAGAAAGGGTGGCTGCGGTGCGTCGGGTTACCCCCTTAAGTTGCTATAACCAGAATTTTATTCGCTTAAACAGTGAGCAGGCCAAAGTATTGCAGGTTAATTTACCGGCTTTGGTGAGCGGTCCGCCGGGCTCCGGCAAATCCTGTGTGGCGATATCGCTGATTCAGCAGGTACTCAGCCGCTTGTCGCAGGAGCCGGACGCGAGGATTTTGTATGTGACGCAATCGCCGGAGTTAATTGAGGCGATGGAGAAGATATGGGCTGAGATATCGCTGCCGGAGGCCTTAAAGAGGCGGGTGGAGTTTAAGACGTATGAGACGGTGGTACGGGAGCAGCAGTCCGCTTATTTTGTGGGTAAGACGCCAGCAAAAGAAGCCGATTTTGAGCAGTGGCTGAAGGACTATCTCGAGACAAAGAAAACGGCGCTAAAGCCTGCGGCAGCGGCAGCCGGCACTCGTGGTAAGAAAAACAGGCCGAGTGAAGCGGAATTAGAGCTGAATCGTTATTTTGAAGAGCGCAATGAGCTGTATCAGGAGTTTCGCCTTTTATCAGGATATAGAGAGAGTGCGGACGATTATCTGAAGCTTGGTGAGGACGCGGGTTTATATCCCCCGGCAAGCAGGCGCTGGATTTTGGAAGCTTATGATTCCTATTTGAATTATCTAAAAGACAATCACAAGTATTCGCTGGATTTTCTGCCGGTTAATGAGCAGGGCAAGTATGATTTTGTTCTAGGCGATGAGGCACAGGACTTATCGGATCTGCAGTTGCGGTTTCTAATGCAGTTGGCGAAAGACGGCCAGGTGTGCTTTTGCATGGATACGCACCAGAGCCTTTTTGACTGTAAATCCAAGCGTCCTTTTCTGCTTGGGATGAAAGGGATGAATCATATTGAGTTGCCGCATGCCTATCGTTGCCCTGAGAACGTGGTTCATTTTGCGAACAAGGTGATAAGCATTAAGAATACGGTGGTGGGAGGCGCTGCCGATAAATGGGAAAAGCCTGAGATAAAGATGTCAGCCGAGCAGAAAAATAAAGGCATTGTCCACTGGTTAGAGCAGACGCCGGAAGAGTTGGACAAATTAAAAAAGCTGGCCAGGCAAAGTAATTTTGCGGTTATCACCCTGCCTGAATATATTGATGAGGCTCGCCGTAAATACGGGGAGGACGTGCTCATCTTCACGCCGGAGCAAATCAAGGGACTGGAATATGAAAATGTGGTGCTGTACCGCATGCTGGATAATGCGCATTGCCGCGATGCCAGCCGCAAGTTAGGCCAGATAGGTCCTGACGGCAAAGTGCCTGTCCACCGCTCCCGCCGCGGCTGCAGCGATGAGCGCTTTGGCCCGGCGCTGAATAAGTTTTTTACCAGCAGTACGCGTGCCACGGGAGCTTTGATTATTGACCAGGATGAAGGCCATCCCTTAACCTGGCTGTGTAAAGCGTTAAAGGAGGGCATTAATACGCCCAAGTCTGCTTTTTTAAGGGAGCTATTATCCGAGCAGACTGCGGAAGAACAGTTGGCGGGTTGGGAGCTTGAAGTTTGCCGCTTGTATCGGGAGGGTAAAAAGGAATGGTCGCAGCATGCGTTTCACCGCTGGATTGAAGGCAAATTGCCCTACGCCGATTATGAAAGCTTTTTGCTGGCGCATGAGCTGATTAAAAAGGAAATGCCGCTGGCAGAAGAGAAACAGGATGCAGAAGTTGCTATAGAGATCAAGCAGCCAGCAGTCCAAACCCCGGAGCCTCAGGCAGCTTCCCCTGCGCCTGCCGAAGAAGAGGCAGCGGGCAGCAGGCGAAACCGCAGAAAGAAAGCGAAAAAAAGGGCGAGCCAGTCTGCCCAGAAAGCGCAGCCCTCAACAACAGCCAGTCTGTCGCTTAAACCGTCTGCCAATAGCGTCGATTTAAATCATTTCGTACCCTTAAGTAAAATAGGCCGATCCCATAAGTTTTGGCGTACAGCAGAATGCAGTGAGTTTACCTTTGTAAATCCTGAGTCTATAGAAAAACAGCCCTGCCCGGATGAAGCGCAGGTATCGAGCCCATCGAAACCTCCCGTAATGTCCAGTGTTTCTACGAATGTCCCTACAGCGGCCGAAAAAGAAAAAAGATTTCTCGATATTCTTTTTCGAAATTGCTCCGCGAAAGACTTTGATAAAGTATTTTCCTATAAGCCGGAAACTGTTTTTAAATGGCTGGTTCTTACTGAAACGGGGAATGCAGACTGTTTTTTGACCCGGCTTAAAAAAGATCCGAATAAGTGGACGATCTTTCGCGCTTATTTATTAGAACACTCCAAAAATTTTAAACAATGGTTTCCCCTGCAAAAATTATTTGAAGCTGCACCGGATTGCGCCAAAAGCCGTTTTGAAATATTGGCCCGCAAACCGGCAGGACTGGAGATCCTTGATTTAATTTTTGCTGAAATTATTGATGAAAATTTTTGTACTGAACTAAATGCGCGCATATGCGAGGTATTTTTTGCCAAGCCGGGTCAATTTAACTGGGATAAGTTAACTGCAGAAAATCACTGCCTTATGCATTTAATAAGCAGCTCAGAAGGTCTAGTTCTTTTTCAGAAAATTGTGGAATGCCGTTTTACACCGGGTTTGAAAATACAGGATGAAGAGGGAAATACTTTTCTGCATTGGGCTATCAACAAGAAGCGAGCGGATTTAGTGCTCATCATTATGAATACCAGGGTAGCCGGTTTAAGGGGGGGAGACCGTACAGTAAAAGGGACAAATATGGATATTATTTTTAATATCCAGAATAAGGATGGCCTGATCCCGCTCGCTTTAGCTAAAAAGGTTAAAGAAGCTATAAAAACTGAGGGGAACAATGACACTGAAATAGTAAGTCTTGAGGCCATCATTTCCTTGTTAGAAAAACAATCAATTATAGCAAGGGACAGATTAAGAGGCGGGCCAAAAACGATACCCTACCCTAATCCCTATACTAGATCATCCAGTGTATTTTTTGCACCTCCAACTGGTTTAAGCTCGAAGGACGTAGAAGCGATGTTAGCGAATGAAATTGAAAAATTTGAGTTTCAATAA
- a CDS encoding acyl-CoA thioesterase, translated as MTNKNKIHQRCFSIAWGDMDALGHVNNARYFDYFQEARIEWLATLNIKLTENTGPVVIHVACTFLKPVIYPASLVLDSSIHSIGRSSFVIDHDLFQNDELMAQGVSKIVWVDYRLNKSIPIPDEVRAAFTG; from the coding sequence ATGACGAATAAAAATAAAATACATCAACGATGCTTTTCGATTGCCTGGGGCGATATGGATGCTCTGGGTCATGTCAACAATGCACGCTACTTTGATTACTTTCAGGAAGCGCGGATTGAGTGGCTGGCCACGCTTAATATCAAACTGACAGAGAATACCGGCCCCGTGGTTATTCACGTCGCCTGCACCTTCTTAAAACCTGTTATTTATCCTGCCAGTTTAGTTCTGGACAGCAGTATCCACAGTATTGGGCGCTCAAGCTTTGTCATTGACCATGATTTATTTCAAAATGATGAACTGATGGCGCAGGGTGTCAGCAAAATTGTCTGGGTTGACTATCGTTTAAATAAATCCATTCCGATCCCGGATGAGGTTCGTGCAGCATTTACCGGGTAA